The Thalassotalea agarivorans region GGTATTAAACAAAACAGACTTTGCTCAGGCGTTAACGCAGTATGATTTACTTTTTAGGTTTTAACTCATGATTCATTTACTTAGAACCTCACCATTTAGCGGCGACAATATTGGTCAATTGAATGCAAACATTAGTAATGGCGACATAATCGTACTCGTCGACGACGGTGTCTACCTTTTGCAACATGAAAGCATAAATAACTTAGCTGGCATAACAGACATATACGCGCTAGCACCCCACAGAGTGGCAAGATCTGTTGAAACGCATGCGCAGGTAAAAGATATTGACTATGCCGCCTGGGTGGCATTGGCAGCGCAACACACTTCGGTAACCTATTAATGGCAATTACATTAAACAATCAAACCTTTGAAACCGACAAAGAAGGTTATTTAACAGATTACACTCAATGGAGCGAAGAACTCGCACCGGCGTTAGCTGCGCAAGACGACTTGCAGCTAGAAGAAGGTCATTGGGAAGTTATTCGCTTCGTGCGCGAATTTTATTTAACTTACAATACCTCACCTGCTATTAGGGCGTTAACCAAAGCGTTAAAAGCAGAGTTTGGCGAAGAAAAAGCAAACTCAAGGTATTTGTATCGTCTCTTTCCTGAAGGTCCAGCAAAGCAAGCAACAAAATGTGCGGGACTGCCAAAACCCAAACGCTGCATATAAAAAAGCCCACATAATGTGGGCTCTTTTAACTTCTATGCCTTAACAGGCAAGGTTGGGATATCGATACCGGCCATCTTGTACATTACGCTAACTACCTGGCAGCTATAGCCAAATTCGTTGTCGTACCATACGTACAGAACAGCTCTGTCTTCATCAACGATTGTCGCTTGTGAATCAACAACACCGGCGTAACGAGAGCCGACTAAGTCTGTCGAAACAATTTCAGTAGACGCTGTGTAATCTACTTGATTTTGTAGCGGCGAATTAAGCGAAATTTGGCGAAGGTAGTCGTTTAAGCCCTCAGTCGTTGTCGCTTGCTTAAGGTTTAAGTTCATAATCGCCATAGAAACGTTTGGCGTAGGAACGCGAATCGCGTTACCTGTTAGTAAACCTTTTAACTCTGGTAAGGCTTTAGCAACTGCCTTTGCAGCGCCTGTAGAGGTAATAACCATGTTTAGTGGCGCGCTACGTCCACGACGTGGCGACTTGTGATAGTTATCAATTAGGTTTTGGTCGTTGGTGTAACTATGTACTGTTTCAACATGACCATTTTTAATACCAAACTGATCATTAATCGCTTTTAACACTGGTGTAATTGCATTCGTT contains the following coding sequences:
- a CDS encoding TusE/DsrC/DsvC family sulfur relay protein, whose product is MAITLNNQTFETDKEGYLTDYTQWSEELAPALAAQDDLQLEEGHWEVIRFVREFYLTYNTSPAIRALTKALKAEFGEEKANSRYLYRLFPEGPAKQATKCAGLPKPKRCI
- the tusB gene encoding sulfurtransferase complex subunit TusB, whose amino-acid sequence is MIHLLRTSPFSGDNIGQLNANISNGDIIVLVDDGVYLLQHESINNLAGITDIYALAPHRVARSVETHAQVKDIDYAAWVALAAQHTSVTY